The Zingiber officinale cultivar Zhangliang chromosome 9A, Zo_v1.1, whole genome shotgun sequence genome window below encodes:
- the LOC122021584 gene encoding 40S ribosomal protein S20-2-like → MAAVAYGAMKSTKIGLEQPQEELHRIRITLSSKNVKNLEKVCADLVRGAKDKGLNVKGPVRMPTKVLNITTRKSPCGEGTNTWDRFELRVHKRVIDLRSSPEVVKQITSITIEPGVEVEVTISES, encoded by the exons ATGGCGGCGGTGGCGTATGGTGCAATGAAGTCGACTAAGATAGGGCTGGAACAGCCCCAGGAGGAGCTGCATCGTATCCGGATCACCCTGTCCTCCAAGAACGTGAAGAATCTGGAGAAGG TGTGCGCGGATCTGGTAAGGGGTGCGAAGGACAAAGGGCTCAATGTTAAAGGGCCTGTTAGAATGCCCACTAAGGTTCTTAACATCACCACCAGGAAATCTCCTTGCGGCGAAG GAACAAACACATGGGATCGTTTTGAGCTCCGGGTACACAAGAGAGTCATTGATCTTCGTAGCTCCCCTGAGGTTGTGAAGCAGATAACTTCAATCACAATTGAACCTGGTGTGGAGGTTGAGGTGACGATCTCAGAATCATAA
- the LOC122019067 gene encoding auxin-responsive protein SAUR40-like, with amino-acid sequence MGKCSKLRQMLLQRWRHAAEAPPDVPAGHVAVVCVGANSRRRFVVRASHLNHPAFRQLLRRAEEEEYSSPSSGGRPGPLALPCDEALFQRLIILISSSSSSSSRSQNYCSLEGFEAVLSSPNGSSFAGDSLPLLRGSSSIAH; translated from the coding sequence ATGGGCAAATGCAGCAAGCTCCGGCAGATGCTGCTGCAGCGGTGGCGCCACGCCGCGGAGGCGCCTCCGGACGTCCCGGCGGGCCATGTGGCGGTGGTGTGCGTGGGCGCCAACTCCCGGCGGCGGTTCGTGGTGCGCGCCTCCCATCTCAACCACCCCGCTTTCCGGCAGCTGCTCCGCCGGGCCGAGGAAGAGGAGTACAGTTCCCCTTCCTCCGGCGGCCGCCCTGGCCCGCTCGCCCTCCCCTGCGACGAGGCCCTCTTCCAGCGCCTCATCATCCTCATCTCCTCCTCGTCGTCTTCTTCCTCGCGGTCACAGAACTATTGCAGCCTCGAGGGATTCGAGGCCGTGCTTTCTAGTCCTAATGGTTCTTCCTTCGCCGGCGACTCCCTGCCGTTGCTCCGCGGCAGCTCGAGCATTGCACACTAG
- the LOC122019818 gene encoding ubiquitin-conjugating enzyme E2 variant 1C-like, producing the protein MTLGGSGGSSVVVPRNFRLLEELERGEKGIGDGTVSYGMDDGDDIYMRSWTGTILGPHNTVHEGRIYQLKLFCDKDYPEKPPNVRFHSRINMTCVNPDTGMVDPRKFAVLGNWQRDYTMEHILVQLKKEMAASHNRKLVQPPEGTYF; encoded by the exons ATGACGCTCGGCGGTTCCGGTGGATCCAGCGTCGTCG TTCCTCGGAACTTCAGATTGCTCGAAGAGCTCGAACGTGGAGAAAAGGGCATAGGAGATGGAACTGTAAGCTATGGTATGGATGATGGAGATGACATTTATATGCGATCCTGGACTGGGACAATATTAGGTCCTCATAAT ACTGTCCATGAGGGCCGCATCTATCAACTCAAGTTGTTCTGCGACAAAGACTATCCCGAGAAACCGCCTAATGTCCGATTCCATTCCCGCATCAACATGACTTGTGTCAATCCTGACACTGGAATG GTTGATCCAAGAAAATTTGCAGTTCTAGGGAACTGGCAACGGGATTACACAATGGAGCATATCTTGGTACAACTTAAAAAGGAAATGGCTGCATCGCATAATCGCAAACTGGTTCAACCTCCAGAGGGCACCTACTTCTGA